In one Corallococcus sp. EGB genomic region, the following are encoded:
- a CDS encoding two-component system response regulator, whose translation MTAPTVLISDDEPLVVSALAREAKRSGLVCVSDTTSEHVLELARKHRPAVIILDINQHQDGRDLLAQLKKDPITRDCKVIMLSGVEDQFTRHVCFELGADDYEVKPCDPTFMTRIARMAAAAARPPASPEAA comes from the coding sequence ATGACTGCTCCCACTGTCCTCATCTCGGACGATGAGCCCCTTGTCGTGTCCGCACTCGCTCGAGAGGCCAAGCGCTCGGGCCTCGTCTGCGTGTCCGACACCACCTCCGAACACGTGCTGGAGCTGGCCCGCAAGCACCGGCCCGCGGTCATCATCCTGGACATCAACCAGCACCAGGACGGCAGGGATCTGCTCGCGCAGCTGAAGAAGGACCCCATCACCCGCGACTGCAAGGTCATCATGCTCAGCGGCGTGGAGGATCAATTCACCCGCCACGTGTGCTTCGAGCTGGGCGCCGACGACTACGAAGTGAAGCCGTGCGACCCCACCTTCATGACCCGCATCGCCCGCATGGCCGCCGCCGCCGCGCGCCCGCCCGCCTCCCCCGAAGCCGCCTGA
- the rpe gene encoding ribulose-phosphate 3-epimerase: protein MTRPVRISPSLLSSDFSRLGEEVRAIEAAGADWIHVDVMDGRFVPNITLGPVIVEAIKRVATKPLDVHLMIVEPEKYVDAFVKAGADVLTVHQEASPHLHRTLQHIRNAGAKPAVVLNPGTPLVAIEEVLGDVDMVLLMSVNPGFGGQSFIESTVDKVRRLRGMLDARGLKDVDIEVDGGINAQTAKRVVDAGATVLVAGSYVFGAKDYAQAIRSLRPS from the coding sequence ATGACCCGCCCCGTTCGCATCTCTCCGTCGCTGCTCTCCTCTGACTTCAGCCGCCTGGGCGAGGAGGTCCGCGCCATCGAGGCCGCCGGCGCCGACTGGATTCACGTGGATGTCATGGATGGCAGGTTCGTGCCCAACATCACGTTGGGGCCGGTCATCGTGGAGGCCATCAAGCGCGTGGCGACGAAGCCGCTGGACGTGCACCTGATGATCGTGGAGCCGGAGAAGTACGTGGACGCGTTCGTGAAGGCGGGCGCGGACGTGCTGACGGTGCACCAGGAGGCGAGCCCGCATCTGCACCGCACGCTGCAGCACATCCGCAATGCGGGGGCGAAGCCGGCGGTGGTGTTGAACCCGGGCACGCCGCTGGTGGCGATCGAGGAGGTGCTGGGGGACGTGGACATGGTGCTGCTCATGAGCGTGAACCCGGGGTTCGGGGGCCAGTCGTTCATCGAGTCCACGGTGGACAAGGTCCGCCGGCTGCGCGGGATGTTGGACGCGCGGGGGCTGAAGGACGTGGACATCGAGGTGGACGGCGGCATCAACGCCCAGACGGCGAAGCGCGTGGTGGACGCGGGGGCGACCGTGCTGGTGGCGGGCAGCTACGTGTTTGGCGCGAAGGACTACGCGCAGGCCATCCGGTCGCTGCGGCCCTCGTGA